One window from the genome of Marinobacter sp. LV10R510-11A encodes:
- a CDS encoding chemotaxis protein CheV yields MAGVLDSVNQRTQLVGQNRLELLLFRLRGRQIYGINVFKVKEVLQCPRLSSIPNSRAVVRGVAHIRGETIPVIDLGMAIGLPGIPQEDLPTSFVIITEYNRKTQGFLVTGVDRIMNMNWEDILPPPKGAGKDIYLTAVTKIDDKLAEIIDVEKVLSEVSPLREDVTDAIRSKSAERVSVHLPVLVVDDSAVARRQIERCLIAISMNVVTRNDGKQALEYLKEITADGSKATDHLSLIISDVEMPEMDGYTLVTRIKSDPALTDLFVMLHTSLSGVFNKAMVKKVGADDFMAKFSPDELAERIMEIIDQN; encoded by the coding sequence ATGGCAGGGGTATTGGACAGTGTAAACCAGCGCACGCAGCTGGTCGGTCAGAACCGGCTTGAGCTCCTTCTTTTCCGTTTGCGCGGCCGCCAGATATACGGCATCAACGTGTTCAAAGTTAAAGAGGTGCTCCAGTGCCCCAGGCTGTCTTCCATCCCTAACAGCCGTGCAGTGGTTCGTGGCGTGGCGCACATCCGCGGCGAAACCATTCCGGTTATTGATCTGGGTATGGCTATAGGTTTGCCAGGAATTCCTCAGGAAGACTTGCCGACCAGCTTTGTGATCATTACCGAGTACAACCGAAAGACCCAGGGTTTCCTGGTAACCGGGGTAGACCGGATCATGAACATGAATTGGGAAGACATTCTGCCACCTCCGAAAGGAGCCGGTAAGGATATCTACCTTACAGCCGTTACCAAGATTGATGATAAACTGGCGGAAATCATAGACGTAGAAAAGGTTCTTTCCGAGGTTTCTCCGCTTCGGGAGGATGTTACCGATGCAATTCGGAGCAAAAGCGCGGAGCGGGTTTCGGTGCACTTGCCAGTTCTGGTGGTGGACGATTCTGCCGTTGCGCGCCGCCAGATTGAGCGCTGCCTTATAGCTATTAGCATGAATGTGGTAACCCGGAACGATGGTAAGCAGGCGCTCGAATATCTTAAGGAAATTACGGCGGACGGCTCAAAAGCAACCGACCATCTGTCCTTAATTATCTCTGATGTGGAAATGCCTGAAATGGACGGGTATACACTGGTTACCCGAATAAAAAGTGATCCCGCACTGACGGACCTCTTTGTTATGCTTCATACCTCACTGAGCGGTGTATTCAACAAGGCCATGGTCAAGAAGGTCGGGGCGGATGATTTTATGGCCAAATTCAGCCCCGATGAGCTCGCTGAGCGCATCATGGAAATTATCGACCAGAACTGA
- a CDS encoding isochorismatase family protein: protein MLMKSEQSTLLLIDVQERLMPAITHGQEVVSRCVTLATIAGLLDIPVLATEQLPEKLGPNVEAVKELCHQTLAKHHFDACPDGLVDSLPEGRQHIIIAGCETHVCMMQTALSLIDAGYKVWVVADATGSRNEFDRDVALDRLSHSGARIVTVEMVAFEWMRHCKHPAFRDVQMLIK, encoded by the coding sequence ATGCTCATGAAATCGGAACAATCGACCCTGCTGCTGATAGACGTTCAAGAAAGGCTAATGCCGGCGATTACTCACGGCCAGGAGGTGGTAAGCCGGTGCGTAACCCTCGCCACAATTGCTGGGCTTTTGGATATACCGGTTCTGGCCACCGAGCAGTTACCAGAAAAGCTGGGGCCCAACGTGGAGGCCGTTAAGGAGCTTTGCCACCAGACATTGGCAAAACACCATTTCGACGCCTGCCCCGACGGGTTGGTTGATAGTCTTCCTGAAGGCCGGCAACACATAATTATTGCCGGCTGCGAAACTCATGTATGCATGATGCAGACTGCGCTCAGCCTGATTGACGCAGGCTATAAGGTTTGGGTTGTTGCAGATGCGACGGGATCACGGAATGAATTCGACCGGGATGTTGCACTTGACCGGCTCAGCCATAGCGGCGCACGCATTGTCACTGTAGAAATGGTAGCGTTTGAATGGATGCGGCACTGCAAACACCCTGCGTTCCGCGACGTTCAGATGTTGATTAAGTAG
- the grxD gene encoding Grx4 family monothiol glutaredoxin produces the protein MNVQEKILSQVTTDNVVLYMKGKPQSPLCGFSDTTVQVLNACGVQDFAAVDVLADPEIRDGIKVYSNWPTIPQLYIKGEFVGGADIVREMYEQGELQKLLQSALA, from the coding sequence ATGAACGTACAGGAAAAAATTCTCAGTCAGGTCACAACTGATAACGTCGTGCTCTACATGAAAGGCAAGCCCCAGTCTCCGCTGTGTGGTTTTTCTGATACGACTGTGCAGGTATTAAATGCCTGCGGCGTGCAGGATTTTGCTGCTGTCGATGTGCTGGCCGATCCGGAAATCCGCGATGGCATCAAGGTGTACAGCAACTGGCCGACCATTCCTCAGCTCTACATTAAGGGCGAGTTTGTCGGTGGTGCCGATATTGTGCGTGAAATGTATGAGCAAGGTGAACTGCAGAAATTGCTCCAATCAGCGCTGGCTTGA
- the flgA gene encoding flagellar basal body P-ring formation chaperone FlgA: MRTQLLVLTLFMALTSSVQAQTTANEIHEATLSFLEAFAATQAERDYQVTFETGNIDSRIALAPCSAALAVEFTGDPWKSEHPSVQVACIGERPWRMFVTTTVSINGPALVATRPLGRGERITSSMLKSRSVVVNASRRGIITDADLVEGMVVRRPVNTGSVLTPDLLEAPDAVSRGDHVIITARNGSFSVRSRGKALANASVGEQVLVENLGSSRTVRANVTAPGHVEVPM; encoded by the coding sequence ATGCGCACCCAGCTTTTAGTATTGACCTTGTTCATGGCTCTAACCAGCTCAGTGCAGGCACAAACCACTGCGAACGAGATACACGAAGCAACCTTGTCGTTTCTTGAAGCCTTTGCAGCAACGCAGGCTGAAAGGGATTACCAGGTTACGTTCGAGACTGGCAATATCGACAGCAGAATTGCACTGGCACCCTGCTCTGCCGCTCTAGCGGTCGAATTTACCGGTGACCCGTGGAAAAGCGAGCACCCCTCGGTACAGGTAGCCTGCATCGGCGAGCGTCCGTGGCGCATGTTTGTTACAACCACGGTTTCCATCAACGGCCCCGCACTGGTCGCGACCCGCCCGCTTGGTCGAGGCGAACGCATAACCAGCAGCATGCTTAAAAGCCGCTCTGTTGTGGTGAATGCTAGCCGACGGGGAATAATAACGGATGCAGACTTGGTGGAAGGCATGGTTGTACGCAGGCCGGTTAATACTGGCTCAGTTCTAACCCCCGATCTGCTCGAAGCGCCAGATGCCGTTAGCCGAGGAGATCATGTTATCATCACCGCCCGCAACGGATCCTTTTCGGTTCGTTCCCGGGGCAAAGCCCTGGCCAACGCGTCCGTTGGTGAGCAAGTTTTAGTGGAAAACCTTGGTTCGTCCAGGACTGTAAGAGCGAACGTCACGGCGCCCGGGCACGTCGAGGTGCCGATGTAG
- a CDS encoding cupin domain-containing protein, translated as MLNMDFDRKVVVRTREQEWAPSPSGGVIRKPLAREEAERGHATSIVRYEPGASFSRHEHPLGEEILVLEGVFSDENGDYPAGTYLRNPPGSGHTPFSNPGCTLLVKLHQFNECDLATVQIDTRNCDWQPGIGGLEVMPLHEFEHEHVALVKWPANEKFQPHRHFGGEEIFVLSGEFCDDHGRYPEGTWMRSPHMSQHHPFVEQETVIWVKTGHLPF; from the coding sequence ATGCTCAACATGGATTTTGACCGCAAGGTTGTCGTCCGCACTCGTGAACAAGAGTGGGCTCCCAGCCCGTCAGGCGGAGTCATCAGAAAGCCGTTGGCCCGAGAAGAAGCAGAACGAGGCCACGCGACCAGTATTGTTCGCTATGAGCCCGGCGCATCGTTCAGCCGCCACGAGCATCCTCTTGGGGAAGAAATACTGGTTCTGGAAGGCGTGTTTTCGGATGAAAACGGCGACTACCCTGCCGGTACCTATCTGCGAAACCCACCCGGGAGCGGGCATACGCCGTTCAGCAATCCAGGGTGCACGCTGTTGGTAAAACTGCATCAGTTCAATGAATGCGATCTTGCTACTGTGCAGATTGATACCCGAAACTGCGATTGGCAGCCTGGAATCGGTGGCCTTGAAGTAATGCCGCTTCATGAATTTGAGCATGAGCATGTAGCACTTGTTAAATGGCCAGCCAATGAGAAATTTCAGCCGCATAGGCATTTCGGAGGCGAAGAGATCTTCGTTCTTTCAGGTGAGTTTTGTGATGACCATGGGCGCTACCCTGAAGGCACTTGGATGCGAAGCCCTCACATGAGCCAGCACCACCCCTTTGTGGAGCAGGAAACCGTTATCTGGGTGAAGACCGGCCACTTACCCTTTTGA
- the flgM gene encoding flagellar biosynthesis anti-sigma factor FlgM: MSVDLNGIGQGQVNTQRTTADKPANSPSAKQAAPEQANAKAQSARGENVNLSSQARNLKQLEQKLGDYPEMDDDRIEEIRSALESGTYKIDAEKLAQKMLDMDKSIFG, translated from the coding sequence ATGTCAGTTGACTTAAATGGAATTGGCCAAGGCCAGGTCAACACCCAAAGAACCACGGCCGACAAGCCCGCCAACAGCCCAAGTGCCAAGCAAGCCGCTCCAGAGCAGGCCAACGCTAAGGCCCAGAGTGCGCGCGGCGAAAACGTTAACTTGAGCAGCCAGGCTAGGAATCTTAAGCAGCTGGAACAGAAGCTGGGGGATTACCCTGAAATGGATGACGATCGAATCGAAGAGATTCGTTCAGCGCTCGAAAGCGGCACCTACAAGATTGATGCAGAAAAGCTGGCCCAGAAAATGCTTGATATGGATAAAAGCATATTCGGGTGA
- a CDS encoding lipocalin family protein, whose protein sequence is MAFLRNRLKLLFALSLTVLIAACTGVPQGIQPVSGLEADKYLGTWYEIARLDHSFEEGLSRVSAEYELQDDGSIKVINRGYDAEAGEWSVAEGRAVFVDDNKTGHLKVSFFGPFYASYVIFELDKDKYQRSYVTGYDRDYLWFLSRTPEVSEEAIARFKETALKAGFDLEELILVDHSPVK, encoded by the coding sequence ATGGCATTTTTACGCAATCGCCTGAAGCTGTTGTTCGCTTTATCGCTAACAGTGTTAATCGCCGCCTGTACCGGTGTTCCGCAAGGCATTCAGCCTGTGAGTGGTTTGGAAGCGGATAAGTACTTGGGTACTTGGTACGAAATCGCTCGCCTGGATCATTCGTTCGAAGAAGGGCTTAGTCGGGTGAGCGCCGAATACGAGCTGCAGGATGATGGCAGTATCAAAGTCATTAACCGTGGATACGATGCAGAAGCTGGCGAATGGAGCGTTGCTGAGGGCAGGGCAGTATTCGTAGACGATAACAAAACGGGGCACCTAAAAGTCTCGTTTTTCGGCCCGTTCTATGCTTCGTACGTTATATTTGAGCTCGACAAAGACAAGTATCAGCGCTCTTATGTAACCGGCTACGACCGTGACTATCTTTGGTTCCTCTCACGCACGCCCGAGGTTAGCGAGGAAGCGATCGCCCGATTCAAGGAAACAGCCTTGAAAGCGGGCTTTGATCTTGAGGAGCTTATTTTGGTGGATCATAGCCCCGTTAAATAG
- a CDS encoding MFS transporter: protein MPFNVWVLAAAQALAMCTAPFIVFIGSIQGRLLAPAPEYATLPVGLVVLGTVLAIKPATWLMERLGRKRVMLLGACMGMLAGCLGAFASWLSLFPLLCLAAVVGGTGLAVVHQYRFAAMESVPDNMAGSAAARVLLGGLVAAWLGPEIATLGSGAEAAYPFLISWLGLAGVQFAALVILSIGYRAQAERARETHAGGGRPLREILANPLIWAAMSAAAIGYAVMSFIMTATPLSMTEMAGHDLDDAKRVIQLHIMAMYLPSLISGWLTRVVGIPLMMAVGLLAYLGCIVLAASGVSFHHYLSALLLLGVGWNFLFVGGTTLLPRGYTDAERFRVQGLNDIFVFGSQATAALSAGVILSWLGWSALVMIAVPFLVIHAVLMVFWLTRGETKVRGSI, encoded by the coding sequence ATGCCCTTTAACGTTTGGGTGCTGGCAGCGGCACAAGCTCTGGCCATGTGCACAGCGCCCTTCATTGTATTTATCGGGAGTATTCAGGGAAGGCTGCTTGCGCCTGCTCCGGAGTACGCGACTCTTCCCGTGGGGCTGGTTGTTTTGGGTACGGTCCTCGCCATAAAGCCGGCTACCTGGCTAATGGAGAGGCTAGGTCGCAAGCGTGTGATGCTGCTTGGTGCATGCATGGGTATGCTGGCCGGGTGCCTAGGTGCTTTCGCGTCTTGGCTCAGTCTTTTTCCACTGCTTTGTCTAGCGGCTGTTGTCGGTGGCACCGGGCTGGCGGTGGTGCATCAGTACCGCTTTGCTGCAATGGAGTCCGTGCCCGATAACATGGCCGGCTCAGCCGCCGCACGAGTGTTGCTCGGCGGCCTGGTTGCCGCATGGCTCGGGCCTGAAATTGCCACACTTGGCAGCGGGGCAGAAGCTGCTTATCCGTTCCTTATAAGCTGGCTCGGCCTGGCGGGTGTTCAGTTTGCTGCATTGGTGATACTCAGCATTGGTTATCGGGCGCAAGCTGAGAGGGCAAGAGAAACCCATGCAGGCGGTGGCAGGCCACTGCGGGAAATCCTCGCCAATCCGCTGATCTGGGCGGCCATGAGTGCCGCTGCCATTGGCTATGCGGTGATGAGTTTTATCATGACGGCAACGCCTCTCAGCATGACCGAAATGGCGGGGCACGATCTGGATGATGCCAAGCGGGTCATTCAACTTCACATTATGGCTATGTATTTGCCATCGCTTATCAGCGGTTGGCTGACACGGGTGGTGGGCATACCTCTGATGATGGCAGTCGGGCTACTGGCCTACCTGGGGTGCATTGTACTGGCTGCCAGTGGCGTTAGTTTTCATCACTATCTATCTGCACTGTTGCTACTGGGCGTTGGCTGGAACTTTCTATTTGTGGGCGGCACAACTTTGCTACCCCGTGGCTACACAGATGCCGAACGTTTCAGGGTTCAGGGCCTTAACGACATTTTCGTGTTTGGGTCGCAAGCGACAGCCGCTTTATCGGCGGGTGTTATCCTCTCCTGGCTTGGCTGGTCCGCGCTTGTGATGATTGCCGTGCCTTTTCTGGTTATCCATGCGGTGCTGATGGTTTTTTGGTTAACACGCGGAGAAACTAAAGTCCGCGGGTCGATTTAG
- a CDS encoding CheR family methyltransferase, translating into MKAEITPQEYETFKSFLQDACGILLGENKQYLVKSRLRRISEENDLNSLGELLGRLNRPGRGNLKEVVIDAMTTNETLWFRDNHPFRILQEKLLPEFATRSSMAPLRIWSAACSTGQEPYSVGMIVDEFRRQKPGKLRDVKVTATDISKSVLEVARRGEYEMIAIGRGLSPERQKQFFTPSENGGWQIRAQIKSLVEFKELNLLERYMLGKYDIVMCRNVLIYFSADLKKDILTRIHATLNPGGYLILGASESLNGLPDLYEMVQCHPGIIYRKK; encoded by the coding sequence ATGAAAGCGGAAATCACCCCACAGGAATATGAAACCTTCAAATCCTTCCTGCAGGATGCGTGTGGTATTTTGCTGGGCGAAAACAAACAGTATCTTGTGAAAAGCCGGTTGCGGCGGATTTCGGAAGAGAACGATTTGAACTCTTTGGGGGAACTGCTCGGTCGCCTGAATAGACCGGGGCGGGGCAACCTGAAAGAGGTAGTAATCGATGCGATGACCACCAACGAAACCCTTTGGTTTCGCGACAATCATCCGTTTCGGATTTTGCAGGAAAAACTGCTTCCGGAGTTTGCTACACGCTCTTCCATGGCGCCTTTACGAATCTGGTCTGCGGCTTGTTCTACCGGCCAGGAGCCCTATTCGGTTGGCATGATCGTCGATGAGTTCCGACGTCAGAAGCCAGGCAAACTGCGTGATGTAAAAGTGACGGCAACAGACATCTCGAAAAGTGTACTTGAGGTGGCCCGCCGTGGTGAGTACGAGATGATCGCCATTGGGCGAGGGCTGTCTCCGGAACGGCAGAAACAGTTCTTTACGCCTTCTGAAAATGGGGGCTGGCAGATCCGGGCGCAGATCAAAAGCTTGGTTGAGTTTAAAGAGCTCAACCTGCTCGAGCGCTACATGCTCGGCAAATACGACATAGTGATGTGTCGCAATGTGCTAATCTACTTTTCTGCAGATCTCAAGAAAGACATTCTGACCCGTATTCATGCCACATTGAATCCCGGTGGTTACTTGATTCTTGGCGCCTCTGAGTCCCTAAATGGCCTACCAGATTTGTATGAAATGGTGCAGTGCCACCCCGGGATTATTTACAGGAAAAAATAA
- a CDS encoding BolA family protein, with protein sequence MLTANKLRDYIMNGLTCDHVEVQGDDGQHFEAVIVSQQFAGKNKIQQHQLVYLALGDRMRSEIHALAMRTFTPQTWARPATK encoded by the coding sequence ATGCTGACAGCGAATAAACTAAGAGACTACATCATGAATGGCCTGACCTGCGATCATGTGGAAGTGCAGGGCGATGACGGCCAGCACTTCGAAGCGGTCATCGTGAGCCAGCAATTTGCCGGCAAAAATAAGATACAGCAGCATCAACTGGTTTATCTGGCACTCGGAGATCGGATGCGCTCGGAGATTCACGCGCTGGCTATGCGCACTTTTACGCCCCAAACCTGGGCGCGACCAGCCACCAAATAA